The Rosa rugosa chromosome 3, drRosRugo1.1, whole genome shotgun sequence sequence ccaaaagcGAAAGGGAAGGTACTCACCAGCCCCGAGTTGAGTTTGATAGACGGCCCGAGAGCACCGTCAGCGAACAGAAGTCATATCTCCACCGCAGCTTTCTCTATTGCAAAAACTACTTCAACccctaaaacccaaacaaaTACAACAAAATTAATCCAAAAACTGAACCATAGAGATAGAGATGGGGAAGCGGCGATGAGATAAAACctcaaaatccctaaaaaccaccaagtttgaagcttttgatTGAAAAATTAGATAAGGTAAATACaaacagagaaagaaagagaaagagatagcGGCCGGAGTACCTGagagaggatggagagagaagCAATTGATGCATACACGTCTGGCGTTGGAAGCCTCGAAGGGCCGCGCAtagcaaagaagagagagagagaccccaACTGAATTTGGGAGAGACATATTCACTCACCTAATGACAGGATTATTGGCTTCGGCCTTTAGATCGATGGGATGGCATCGAGCGaggatgaagagaagaagaggaaacgaGACGAGAGATGGAGAGTCTGAAGAGATCCGGGTTTGGCCTGAGTTtttatcttttaaaaaaaaatgtcagaGTAAAAAGGTTTGGTGGGAAATTAGAATTTAGCTAAAAATGGCTGAGCGGGATTGTTAAGAAACACATCATTTACGGCACACGTgaaaagcacgccgtaaaagataaaaaattagTCTTTTACAGCGCACAAAAAAAGTATGTCGTAAATGTAATatgtcatttacggcgcacatgaaaagcacgccgtaaaagacaaaaaatggacgtcttttacggcgcacaaaaaAACATGCCGTAAATGACcatcttttacggcgcacacgATATGCACGCCGTAATTTACGCGTCGTAAAAGACAAGTTTTCTAGTAGTGGTAGCCCGTAGGTGACCTAATAAAGGAGGTGGCCTCACCAAGTGTTGAACCCTAATCCCCCTATACCCTGGGGAGCCTTTTGTCCAACACATAGATTAACTGCATGTTAATAATAAAATGATGCTTATTAAATGGTACCTCCTGCAGATTCTTTGTCCCGGAGACTGCTAATTGTGTTGTTAGTcaaattttgttgttgtttagaGTCAGACTGATACATGGACATGAGTTCACGGCGTGTCTTCTGCCTCTCCCTGGCTCGGCGGTTCTGAAACCAGTAGAATACATTTTTGCCTTCAACCCTCCCATAGTTTCGAAGCCGAGCAGCCACCTGTCGGATTTGTTGGGCCGTCGGTGTCTTGATCCCAGATCGATACAGCTCTTCCAGATGCATTATCTGCTCCGGGGTTGGAGTCCATCGGGAACTTCGAGGAGGAGCTGCAGCTGCCGGTTGTTTATCACTATAAAAACAATCACTGCTATTTCTGCCTTGCTCATTCGACGTCACTGGAACCACTGCATGCACATGAAATCATATTATCACCTACCCACAGAATAATCAGACCATCAAAgtataatatgtatatatatatatatgtgtgtgtgtactgtaatcatctatatatgattgtgtgtgtgtgtatacatCATCGGTACGTACTCTGATGGTGGTGGTTGAATGGTAACAAAGGGATTTGGGTCATGTTGGAAGTACAGCTACGTTTTGGAGCGAGTAGTAGTACTGCAGGCTGAGGATATGCAGCTTTGATCGAGAAGCACTCAGGCAGAGCCCTATTATTAGGGTCTCTACAACCACCGCTGCTACCCATCATCGTCCACAGCACTGATAGTACTTATTCAAACTATGATGGCTAACTAACAAGGGAATGTTTTGAATCGTGAGCAAAGATGGTAAGGGGATGGAGAGAGTCAAGTAcctgtgtgtatatatatatagttatatgtaAACATGCAGGAACAGCGGAGACAGAGATAGTAAATGGCCACAAGGACGGTTGCTAACGGCGGAGGCAATACGGTAATCTTTAATGCACTAAACGACaatgaaagttttttttttttttttttttttttgaggtttggacgACAGTAGTAACCACACACACACCctcatgcagtgtatcccagcgtagccggactaatcactgcaccaCAGACGCACGAACCTTGGTGTTTAATCAACCTAGGTctctttctctcaaaaaaaaaaaaaaaaaatcaacctaGGTCCCTCAAATCTAATGGCCACGgggtggagctgggattcgaacgctaaatctgggggttccagactaggccgctcgaccaacacaccacactaCATGGTTGACGACAATGAAAGTTTACtgagtaaatctctattttaaCTGGAACTGCGGGACACGCATCGCTCTTTCGTTCCGCTATCCTGGATACGACGTCGTTGTCAACATTTACTCTGAGCATGAGCATAAAAATTCAACCCTTGGGCTCCAGCTGTCGCTCCCCGGCAAAACAAAGAAGCAAACTATTTCTCTAAATTTGGCGGGAAAAAAGTTGGCCCCGGATGGTTTTGGGCTTTGGAGGCAGCGACTCTCCTTCTCTGTCTCTTCTCCGGCAACGGCAATTGGCTGAGCTGGTTAGGACAACAACGGCAACGACGTCGACGTGTAACGGAGTCTTTTTCAACTATTAACGGTCGTCTTCTGCGCTTCTACTTCTGTGAGCTTCAGAGCTTCTGAGCCACAGTGGTGAACAGCAAATCGCCCACAAAATTTGCCCCACTTACTGAACAGTATCCAAAAACTCTTCAAATGAATAGAGATGACAATCCTTGTTCAAAACCCATCACTTAATTCTCAACGGCGCCCAGGCCTCACAAATATGCATTTACTTTTCAACAAAACCCTGTCTCCCCACAAAATAAATCCACCACCTTTGCTCTTATCCACTTCAGTTCAAATATTAgcctaatttttgtttttgaagaaAATTCGATCATGATTTTACTTGATCATGTTTGctttagtttaaaaaaaaaaatgttcttattcatactatttttttttttatccaaatcattcatttcattcaactcaagccagaatggcacggatacataccttcccttgccatccctagacaagtttaggacgtggtatgctagcaccacccattagacaaccagtgctcacttattcaaaagcgAGCCTAATAACTATGAAAACTAAACATAGGAATTAGGCacaatttagaaagaaaaaacaaaactttaAATTTTCCTTGCCCCAAACAGTTGGTCCAGGAGGAATGGAAAGACTGTAATGTGATGTTCTGAGTCGATCCTCCTAGATTCCAAAGACGAAACCATGAAGAACCTGAGCCCATTAGTGAAGTACCAGAATTCGTCGGGGTGCCAAATACGAAAACCCAAAGGACCCAAACTCTTGAAATTGGGCCACACCTGGGTCCAAAACGAGCAGTTTGATTTAGGCCACCCACATAAAATGGGCCACCTAAATGATTTGGACACCCCACCGGCGACCATGTTGCCCTTTGTCACCATCGACCTCGCCATCTTATGCTCTGCTCGGAGATCAGTGTCGGCTGCCACCGCTCCCAGGGAACGGAAACCTTCGATCACAGTCACAGTACGATGGAACACGCGATCACGTCCCCTCGAAGGTAACCCACCCCGATTGGGAGCACCCACTTTTGCGGCCTCCATCTCCGTCGCAACCCTAATCGCCGCCGCAAAAATGAGATGCAGTCGATCTCGTCTCCAGCCCGAGTGCTGAGACATGTCTCCCCATATCAGCCTATGCATCCAAAGCGGAGAATCAAGAATTTCGAATTTGAGACGACCCCGAGGCGGTCGAGCCCGTCCGATCTCAGCAAACTCATCCTCCTCAATATGCTTGCATCGGCGTTGAAACACCGATTTCACCACCCTCCTCATGTCCCAAAGTTGGACAGATCGGAGACTCGAATCAAAGCGCACAAGGCTTGCCTCTAGAGGTCTACCGCGGTCTGGACCGAAGTCAATCCGGCAAGGATCAGAAACCTGGAAAATTACAGAACTCTCGTGTTGTTGGGTGGTCGCCGGGAAGAACCAGCGTTGGAGGGCTGAGATTGGATCGTGGGAGGTGGAGCGGGTTTCTCCACTTAGGATGGAGACCAGTGGTTCTAAATATAGAAACAATTCTCGTCTTATTCATACTATGAACTTCATTATGGTCTAAATATAGAAAAAATTCTCAAGTAACATTTCAAGAATAAAGTTTTAATCGAACTAGATTTAGGACTATGAAAAATATGGTTTTGACCTTCATTCAAGATAGTGTATGTTGCATATTAATTTCCTCATCAACAAAATTCTAagattactaattttttttagggAAGTAAGATTACTAATTTACTATATAAAAGAATCTTAAAGAATAAGCTTATTATAATCCTGCTTTATCTTCTGTTTTTACcttcttaccaaaaaaaatatatatcttcTGTTATCTTCATGTCTGATAGttgtttcaaaaaataaaataaaaaggatatgatatttgtttcaaaaaaaccaaaaaaaagtaTCCTGTCTCCACTGCCACAACATGGAATTCTTACCACTAAACTACAGAAACATCGTTGTATGTTAAATTCAACATAATCAATAAAACATTGTGTATTCCTTTAAAGGCCACGTAACAATTACTTCAGAGCAAGCAATAAGTTGGGGGTtttctctttaatttcttcttacCCTTAAGTCTAGAAATAAAGGTTGAGGTCTCTGATTGAAATAATTATGTCTTTCAGGATGTACCGCGATAGACTCTCCTGTCCCCACAaaggaaatagaaaagaaaaggtcTGCAAAGCCAAATGATAAGAAACGAAATCTCATCACGCATGCAAAAAGGCAAAATAGACCATCTTATATATGGTTTAAGGTGCAGTAGTAGTACTGGAGCTATAGCAATCTACATGGACCATGGTCTATATTTATACAGGATCATCTTGTTTTCTCATAGCTCTTGCTAGCTCGAGTCACCCTACAAACAACGATGGCCGGAATTTTCCTTGAAAGCAGCTGGTAGTTGATCAGTTATTACTTGTTATTATTACGTTTGCACACACATTAATAGAGGCGGAGCGAGGTTAGGGCCATGTGGAACCCTCTAGCTgaatattttgaaaaaaaaaattatgtaataTGTAGGTTAATTATATTAATTAGACTAGATATTATTGGTACCCTTTTAATGATATGTTATTACACTAAATTCTAAATCTATTTGACATCAATTATTCAATCAATGAATCAATGCTTTCTATTCATTCTTACTTAGTATATGTTAATCAAGTAACGATTTTcacactacaagagaaaatagcaaaagcgaggaatttcattgtgacaaccTAAAATTCGTCGCAAAAGCTTGGCAAATACGAGGAAATTTCAGTTGTCGCACATGATCCCATCGGCGACAACCAATTGGTCGCATAAAGTAGGAATTTGCAAGAAATTGACAGTTGTCGCCCATATGACATTATGCGACACCCAATTCCTCGCAAAATATCAATTAAGCGACAATTTCTACcaattgtcggttaatgtttatgtgacaactttaacttcctcgcaaaagattaattaggcgacgacttctgtGAATTGTCGCTTGATGTTTATGTGATAACTAGATTTCTGTCACTGATTTAGTGACCACTTCtgtgagttgtcggttaatgattatgtgacaacctTACCTTCCTcactgaaaatcaatttggtgACAACTTTATTTGGTTGTCGCTTAATAtttatgtgacaatttgaatttcctctctgaaaatcaatttggcgaCAACTTTAATAGACAACTTTAATGTTATCTTGAATAATTGTTAATTTGGGAGATTTTTTTAAATTGCAGGAGGGTAATCCTTTGTCTTTCATAGACAATTGGGCAGCTATGTATCAAGATTCAAATAGCAATTGGGTTAGTGATGCTGCACGTGATAAATATGTAAGTATTGTTATCAATTTTGTTAAAGTCGTATTAGTTTTGGGAAAATAATTACTATTTAAATATATAAGTAAATaacatatttatttttgtttttatattttatttttgtaggaTCGACTGAAAAATAAGAGAGAAGAGCATAAGGAGAAACTAACCCTGGAGGCACCAGAGGGTACTCCACCAGAATCTGTACAAGTTACTGCGCGTGATGAGATTCCAATCATGGCTGAAGAGTGTGGAAGGAAGGGAAAAAGAGTTCGTGGTTTAGGCTCGTTTCCTCGCATGGAGCTTCCAACTGTTACATCTTCAACAGCTGTGAGTTCTGAGATGAAcgcactacaaaaaaaaattcaaattgccacggcgctgtgccgtcgcggaaagtgaaattgccgtcgcaaaagaccaatggcgacggcaaTTGCGCCGATGTCGTTGGGGGCGTCGCCATTGATATTAGCGACGGCTAATGCACCGTCGCAAGCTTATTAGCGACGGCAAGACGTTGCCGTCGCAAGCATTTTGCGACtaaaaaatgccgtcgcaagtATCTATAGCGACGCCACCGACGGCTACCAAAGCTTTGCGACGgtgaaattgccgtcgcaaaattttatttatgaataaaaaaaaaatctggcatgcaaatatgcattgccagatttttttttttttttaataaaagatgTACAAAAAGGAATTAAACATATATTGAAAAGGGAATGttacattttgatttttctcatgAATGTTACAAAAGAAATGAAGCTCTTATACAAGAGTTTACAAGATAATACAAGGTACTTTTCTTCCTCTACTTCAAGAAAAGCTTTGCAGGGATCTTCCTCCATCTTCCTCAAGATATGTGTCCGTTTTCTATCTACATAGATAAGTGAAAAGTTTTCAGATAGAGAAACATAAATCAAGTGAAGAGAGGGAGGATGAGCATGAGAATTGGGACTACACTTACTGATATGAAAGTTCAGGCAAATTGACTGGTGCTTaaacccgcgcgatgctgcggggatttttttttttctcatgaaAGCCTGTAAAAGAGAAGACACAGGACAGAGAAGGCTATAGATCCAATATACTCCAAAAAAACTACAAACTCAAAAGTCAAAATAAGACAGGTTACAAATAAATCACATACATACACATAGCATATATGTGTTTCCAATCAGCAAAAGAAAGTATAACATTCAGTTTGGAGCATAAAGTTTATGCACTCCACTGGTACAATGAGATTTCTTAAAAGATATTATTTCACACACCTTATTCTACCAATTTCTATGGTATGATgctatcaaaaacataatttCATCAAATTGGCAATGTCATTGAGCACAATAAACTACAAACACCCATTATGTAATTCTTTATTGGGTTGAAAATGAAAGATGTTTCTTGGTTCTAGAAAGAACCATTTTGAATAATTATAAACTGACTTTGGAACAATGAAGTAAACTTTTGACACCCATATTCCTGTTCTGAACACCCACATAGAACAGAAACGTAGAGTTTAGCTCTGAGTTGGACATAGATAAGTCACAAAGTGATTTCAGAAGATAAAAAGAATTGAAAAGGATATATTAGAAAGTACTGAAGCTCAACCTAAATTATGAAATGATAGTCTGTGCTGCTGGTTGTATTCAATATATGATGCATTTGCAGGTCAAATGGCTCATAGACATACCATGGAAATGAAAACAAATATGCATTAGGCATTTCTTCAATTTCAGGCACAAATTTAACCTAAAGATCACCAAGGTTTTGCATCAATATATTACCAGAAGACACCATATGAAGGGGTATCTTTGGTAATAACTGCTGGAAACAGATTCTTACCATAAACCCAAAATTTTAAACAATCTTGATTACTTTCGTATTCATTATTTCACCCAAAAGCAATCaaccatttaatttttttttgttctgaaaTTGAGTCGTGTTTTTAAGTAATATATGTCAGATATTATATATCATTTTAATGATACTCCAGCATTACTTTCATATTCATTATTTCACCCAAAAGCAATCaaccatttaattttttttttgttctgaaaTTGAGTCGAGTTTTTAAGAAATATATGTCAGATATTATATATCATTTTAATGATACTCCAGCAGACTAAGCTATGTTGAAGCTACTGTATTTCCAGGAATGCCTTCATACTATGGGCAAGGGATAATACATCAGTCCATATACAATAGGCATTGTATAAAATCACTATTCCCACCTAGAAACTTGATCAGAGGTATCTGCAGCTATAGGTTTGTATAAAATCATTTGTATATTGAATATGTATCTTTGCGACACAGATAAATACTCAACATAATCAGAAAGTTTAATCAAAATGTTAAAACACTTTCTCAGACTTGCATATAGTTATCCTAAAGATTTGTTTAACAGATGAgagagaagattttttttttcataattagAAGCTGTAGGAATCACAACAAACCTAATTCCTGGATATCCACTTTATCAAGAACAAATTTATAAATCCCAGATCAATATAACCTTCGACTCAATCTTTGGACATTATTATCTCCATCAATTCAGCATGTGAGAGTTCAAACAGAAGATTAAGAGACTATCAAAGTATCCATCATCAGTACAAACATAAATCTTGAGTTTTCATGTCATTGAAGTCAAATTTTGAAGACCATACCGCTGTACTACCTGAGGCTGTTGCGAATATCTTCACTCATCCAATACCCAAGTCCCAcaggaaagaaacaaaataaaaagacgCTTGAAGCTTAAAATTGTAAATCCAactatatttttatatttaatcAGGAAAGAGGTAATTGTATTACCTAAAAATTAACAGTGTGTGAAGGCAGCACAAATATATAGAATTTACAGAATAAGCTCTCACAAACAGGGACATTCAAGTTTGAATTACTGACCTGAATTTAGATAAATTGAAAATCCTGACAACTGATGAGAAGAATACAATTTGTATTCCTTTTGAATAAGAAGCAGCTCAGATTGTTGGAATATTGTTTAGCCTGCCTTCATATTCTCACTGGAATATACTGCAAGCAGAACATCATGCAAATAAACATATTAATATATAGGAAACTaacccagaaacaaaaaacatgatgaaaccccccccccccccccccaaaaaaaaaaaaaaaacaaatgccaCAAAATTGCATGCAATCCGACAATAAACATAAATGCATAATTTAAACAAACCATAATGCATAAATAATCTCATTTGAGCTAAGAAGCAGCAACAATATTTATTCAAATACCTGAAATTGAACAGACACATAAACAATTAATTAACCAACCCCGAACGCAAGCCATAAGCCAATTACAGAAAACGCATAGCAAGTGGAAGAGTTATTGGTCAGTTCTATCTTGAATCTGAGCTCTGATGAACTTCCAACAGATTACTGTTTAAAGAAGTTGCTCTGCAATGCTGGTGAAGGATTACACAACGATAGTGGAGGGAAGTGGTGGAGGTTAGGTGATATATACACCGCAGCTAAACTCTACACCTAGAAAGACTTTGTTACGTGTAAGGAAACTGTTTTTTCCACTCCTTAGGGGGAAACTAAGCAAAAGTCAGAGCAAAAGGCAGGAGCAAACAGAACTAACTCTTAGATAAATGATAAGAGTTATCTAACAATTCAAACACTCGATCAAACAATTACGAAAACTAAAGcaccaaaatttcaaaatttgagaaagtaAAACTGAGCCCTAATTACGATACTTTAGCTATTGAGCAATTAAGTAAGCATTTCTAACAATTCTTCCCGCAATTTCcatgaaacaaataaaaattaaacatGATCCAAATTTCATAATCGGTAAAAATGTAAGCTTGGCTCAGATTTTGCAATCCCAAATCAAATGAGTTATTGGGTTTATTATAATTGGGATTGAATTAAAATTCATGGTGTGCCCTAAATCTAATTACCTGAGACGGATGAAGCCCTGAAGCTTGTGGAATCTTGTTCGTCTGCTTCTGTTTTCTGCAAAGCCCAATCCAGTTGCAAAGTGTCTGTGACTAATGAGAAGCCAAAATGGTGCTAAAAAGCACAAAGTTGCAAGCTTGGGAAATTGATTCTAGAGTATCCGAAGACCTGAAAGAAATTGTGAATTAAACCACAAATCCAAATAAACCAACCCTTTAATCATCGATTAGGA is a genomic window containing:
- the LOC133737685 gene encoding WUSCHEL-related homeobox 3B-like, with protein sequence MGSSGGCRDPNNRALPECFSIKAAYPQPAVLLLAPKRSCTSNMTQIPLLPFNHHHQMVPVTSNEQGRNSSDCFYSDKQPAAAAPPRSSRWTPTPEQIMHLEELYRSGIKTPTAQQIRQVAARLRNYGRVEGKNVFYWFQNRRARERQKTRRELMSMYQSDSKQQQNLTNNTISSLRDKESAGGTI
- the LOC133737686 gene encoding uncharacterized protein LOC133737686 yields the protein MYQDSNSNWVSDAARDKYDRLKNKREEHKEKLTLEAPEGTPPESVQVTARDEIPIMAEECGRKGKRVRGLGSFPRMELPTVTSSTAVSSEMNRRLMHRRKLISDGKTLPSQAFCD